A region of Hydrogenimonas cancrithermarum DNA encodes the following proteins:
- the tsaD gene encoding tRNA (adenosine(37)-N6)-threonylcarbamoyltransferase complex transferase subunit TsaD encodes MILSIESSCDDSSIAVTDIVTKEILFHRKISQEAEHAKYGGVVPELASRLHAVDLPKLLEEAKPYLDDLKAVAVTNAPGLSVTLLEGVAMAQALSIAKGLPIIPINHLKAHIYSLFIEKEAIFPMLVLLISGGHTMVLDVESFDEITVVATTMDDSFGESFDKVAKMMGLGYPGGPVIEKLAQKGDPDRFPMPIPLQHSPKIAFSYSGIKNAVRLVVEANQPLDEQTKADIAASFQKAAIAHLMQKTKKIFATLKPKDFAIVGGASANMAVREAFANLCARFDCNLHLADLQYCSDNAAMVGRCAIDAYYMERFSDALTIEVSPRTDNIS; translated from the coding sequence ATGATTTTAAGCATCGAAAGCAGCTGCGACGACAGTTCGATCGCCGTGACCGATATCGTTACGAAAGAGATTCTCTTTCACCGGAAAATTTCCCAAGAGGCGGAACACGCCAAATATGGTGGTGTCGTACCGGAGCTTGCGAGTCGATTGCATGCGGTCGATCTGCCGAAACTTCTGGAGGAGGCGAAACCCTATCTCGACGACCTCAAAGCGGTGGCCGTCACCAACGCCCCGGGCCTGTCGGTGACACTGCTCGAAGGGGTGGCGATGGCACAGGCACTCAGCATTGCCAAGGGACTGCCGATCATCCCGATCAACCATCTCAAGGCGCATATCTACTCGCTTTTCATCGAAAAAGAGGCGATCTTCCCGATGCTGGTGCTGCTCATTTCGGGTGGCCATACGATGGTGCTCGATGTCGAAAGCTTCGATGAGATCACGGTGGTCGCGACGACGATGGACGATAGCTTCGGAGAGAGTTTCGATAAAGTGGCGAAGATGATGGGATTGGGATACCCCGGCGGTCCGGTCATCGAAAAGCTGGCACAAAAGGGTGACCCCGACCGATTCCCAATGCCGATTCCCTTGCAGCACTCGCCAAAAATCGCCTTCAGCTACTCCGGTATCAAAAACGCCGTCAGGCTTGTCGTCGAAGCGAACCAGCCTCTCGACGAACAGACCAAAGCCGACATCGCCGCCAGTTTCCAGAAAGCGGCGATTGCCCATCTGATGCAGAAAACGAAGAAGATATTTGCAACGCTGAAGCCGAAAGATTTCGCCATCGTCGGTGGGGCGAGTGCCAACATGGCCGTTCGTGAAGCGTTCGCCAACCTCTGTGCGAGGTTTGACTGCAACCTGCATCTTGCCGACTTGCAGTACTGCTCCGACAATGCCGCGATGGTAGGGCGCTGCGCGATCGATGCCTACTATATGGAGCGTTTTTCCGACGCGCTGACGATCGAGGTTTCGCCAAGAACGGATAATATTTCTTAA
- the leuC gene encoding 3-isopropylmalate dehydratase large subunit, with translation MGQTITEKIFSEHIGRDVKAGEIVRCDIDMVIGNDITTPISIRAFEESGATKLANPDGFSIVMDHFIPAKDIASANQAKISREFAYKHDLKHFFDEKDMGIEHALLPEKGLVVPGDVIIGADSHTCTHGALGAFSTGMGSTDLAFAMITGGNWFKVPETIKVVFTGKPGEHIYGKDLILELIRMIGVDGALYKALEFTGDTIEYLSMDDRFSLCNMAIEAGAKSGIIAVDEVTKAFLADKPLAREPKFHYSDPDAKYCQTIEIDVSKLEPVIAYPHLPSNGKPISQAVADDLKIDQVFIGSCTNGRLGDIKIAAEIVRGKRVARHTRMIVTPATQKILKAAEKAGYIDTLIDAGAVVSNPTCGACLGGYMGILGDNERCISTTNRNFVGRMGARSSEIYLANSAVAAASAIAGKIVDPRDI, from the coding sequence ATGGGACAGACCATTACCGAAAAGATTTTCAGCGAGCATATCGGACGCGACGTCAAAGCGGGCGAGATCGTTCGCTGCGACATCGACATGGTGATCGGCAACGACATCACGACGCCGATCTCGATCCGTGCGTTCGAAGAGAGCGGCGCGACGAAACTGGCCAATCCCGACGGCTTCTCGATCGTCATGGACCACTTCATTCCGGCCAAGGATATCGCCAGCGCCAACCAGGCGAAGATCAGCCGCGAATTCGCCTACAAGCATGACCTCAAACACTTTTTCGACGAGAAGGATATGGGGATCGAGCATGCGCTGCTGCCTGAAAAGGGGCTTGTCGTACCAGGTGACGTCATCATCGGTGCCGACAGCCACACCTGCACCCACGGCGCACTCGGCGCTTTCTCGACCGGGATGGGATCGACCGACCTGGCCTTCGCGATGATCACGGGCGGCAACTGGTTCAAAGTGCCCGAGACGATCAAGGTCGTTTTCACCGGAAAACCGGGCGAGCACATCTATGGCAAAGACCTGATCCTGGAGCTGATCCGCATGATCGGTGTCGACGGCGCGCTCTACAAGGCGCTCGAGTTTACCGGCGACACCATCGAATACCTCAGCATGGACGACCGCTTCAGCCTCTGCAACATGGCGATCGAAGCGGGTGCGAAGAGCGGTATCATCGCTGTGGACGAGGTTACAAAAGCGTTTCTTGCCGACAAACCACTGGCGCGCGAGCCGAAGTTCCACTACTCCGACCCCGATGCCAAATACTGCCAGACGATCGAGATCGATGTCAGCAAGCTCGAACCCGTCATCGCCTACCCGCACCTGCCGAGCAACGGCAAGCCGATCAGCCAGGCCGTCGCGGACGATCTGAAGATCGACCAGGTCTTTATCGGAAGCTGCACCAACGGGCGCCTCGGTGACATCAAAATCGCGGCGGAAATCGTCAGAGGCAAGCGTGTCGCACGCCATACCCGCATGATCGTCACGCCCGCAACCCAAAAGATTCTCAAAGCAGCCGAGAAAGCGGGCTACATCGACACACTGATCGATGCAGGCGCCGTCGTTTCCAACCCCACCTGCGGCGCATGCCTGGGGGGCTACATGGGAATCCTCGGCGACAATGAGCGCTGCATCTCCACGACCAACCGCAACTTCGTCGGCCGCATGGGCGCGCGAAGCAGTGAGATCTACCTCGCCAACTCCGCCGTCGCAGCCGCCAGCGCGATTGCGGGAAAAATCGTCGACCCACGCGATATCTAA
- a CDS encoding LysR family transcriptional regulator, with product MKATLRQMEIFLEVAHTGHLTKVAEKMGLSQSAVSMSIKELENIIGYKLFDRINKKLALNEKGRAFAEAIAPLVSKLNDIEEEFKNDENNGELLIGVSTTIADYLIPPIICDYMKSYPRVKVNLKIGNTRNIVEMIENGAIDLGFVEGNVDSTSIKQEVVGLDELIVVTGDRELASNEEGYYIDKLLDKRWILREEGSGTREVFLTHLGDMATQLNLFLELGHPESIKNMLIQSGKCLTCLPRISVMKELEREDLFEVKIKKLRFERQFLLIYHKDKYKTSLLNKFIYFTRMQLGKILER from the coding sequence ATGAAAGCAACACTGCGCCAAATGGAGATTTTTCTCGAGGTGGCTCATACCGGCCATCTGACCAAAGTAGCCGAAAAGATGGGGCTCAGTCAGTCGGCGGTGTCGATGTCGATCAAGGAGCTCGAAAATATCATCGGGTACAAACTTTTCGACCGCATCAACAAGAAACTCGCGCTCAATGAAAAGGGAAGGGCCTTCGCGGAGGCGATCGCGCCGCTTGTCAGCAAGCTCAACGATATCGAGGAGGAGTTCAAAAACGACGAAAATAACGGTGAGCTGCTGATCGGGGTGAGTACGACAATCGCCGATTACCTGATCCCTCCGATCATCTGCGACTATATGAAGAGCTATCCGCGGGTGAAAGTGAATCTGAAAATCGGCAATACCAGAAATATCGTGGAGATGATCGAAAACGGTGCCATCGACTTGGGATTCGTCGAAGGGAATGTCGATTCGACCTCGATCAAACAGGAGGTTGTGGGGCTCGACGAACTGATCGTCGTGACGGGAGACAGAGAGCTCGCCTCGAATGAGGAGGGGTATTATATCGACAAACTTCTGGACAAACGGTGGATCCTTCGGGAGGAGGGATCCGGAACGCGGGAAGTCTTTTTGACCCATCTTGGCGACATGGCGACACAGCTCAACCTCTTTTTGGAGCTCGGGCACCCGGAATCGATCAAAAATATGCTGATCCAGAGTGGCAAATGTCTCACCTGTCTGCCGCGTATCAGTGTGATGAAAGAGCTCGAACGCGAAGATCTCTTCGAGGTGAAGATCAAAAAACTGAGGTTCGAACGGCAGTTTCTTCTGATTTACCATAAAGACAAATACAAAACTTCTCTACTCAACAAGTTTATCTACTTTACGCGAATGCAGCTGGGCAAGATATTGGAGCGCTGA
- a CDS encoding NFACT RNA binding domain-containing protein, whose product MKFYELKAIATYLNGFGQIRSAERIDDNVIRLVFKREDAVGFDLSRGRSEIFAARVNAAVRSYHAPFDTMLKKRFNGAKIIRVDMPQDDKIIRIEASLQGAYKAQKSFLQLEFTGRHTNAIILDENGVVLEALRHVDSDASYRIVKPGVELKPLVPYRGKRAEGEIVEVEAWLEERARVRSERRLVQLKARHAQTLEKKIERLEKALQHLPDKAELENRAQMYAMYASIVLAHLHEIKPYDTELRTEDFEGNPVAIELPALPNPKRIGEHFYALSKRAANKAAHLHIEEENLKSRIAFYRRLLENLQRARNEGEISLLFPPKQQRKKRQAKAQCEIFWIDSFRVMVGRNERENEWVLKNAKAGDIWLHLKDRPSSHCIVQSGGRKQVPKEVIEKAAKICVETSVTQPGSYLVDVTNRRNVKIVKGAHVNYVNYDTIKVQKE is encoded by the coding sequence ATGAAATTTTATGAATTGAAAGCCATAGCGACATATTTGAACGGTTTTGGGCAGATACGATCTGCCGAACGCATCGACGACAATGTCATCCGGCTGGTTTTCAAGAGAGAAGATGCTGTCGGATTCGACCTTTCGCGTGGCCGCAGCGAAATTTTTGCGGCGAGAGTGAATGCGGCTGTTCGAAGTTACCATGCGCCGTTCGACACGATGCTCAAAAAGCGTTTCAACGGTGCGAAGATCATTCGGGTCGATATGCCGCAGGATGATAAGATCATTCGTATCGAAGCCTCTTTGCAAGGAGCCTACAAGGCGCAAAAAAGCTTTTTGCAACTCGAGTTCACCGGCCGTCATACGAATGCGATCATTCTGGATGAAAACGGGGTGGTTCTCGAAGCGCTGCGTCATGTCGACAGCGATGCAAGCTACCGGATCGTCAAGCCAGGGGTGGAGCTCAAGCCGCTGGTGCCCTACCGTGGCAAGCGTGCAGAAGGTGAGATCGTGGAGGTTGAAGCATGGCTCGAAGAGCGTGCAAGAGTGCGAAGCGAACGGCGTCTCGTTCAGCTCAAAGCGCGCCATGCCCAGACCCTCGAAAAAAAGATCGAACGTCTCGAGAAGGCGTTGCAGCACCTTCCCGACAAAGCGGAACTGGAGAACAGGGCGCAGATGTATGCGATGTACGCTTCGATCGTGCTGGCGCACCTTCATGAGATCAAGCCATACGATACAGAGCTGCGGACCGAAGATTTCGAAGGAAACCCTGTGGCGATCGAGCTTCCGGCGCTTCCGAATCCAAAGCGGATAGGGGAGCACTTTTACGCCCTTTCGAAACGGGCGGCCAACAAGGCGGCACATCTGCATATCGAAGAGGAGAATCTCAAAAGCCGTATCGCCTTCTACCGGAGGCTTTTGGAGAACCTGCAGCGGGCGCGGAACGAAGGGGAGATTTCGCTGCTCTTTCCACCGAAACAGCAACGGAAAAAACGGCAGGCCAAAGCACAGTGCGAAATCTTCTGGATCGATTCGTTTCGCGTTATGGTCGGGCGCAACGAGCGTGAGAACGAGTGGGTCCTGAAAAACGCCAAAGCCGGCGACATCTGGCTCCATCTCAAAGACCGTCCCTCTTCGCACTGCATTGTCCAAAGCGGCGGACGAAAGCAGGTGCCCAAAGAGGTGATCGAGAAGGCGGCCAAAATCTGTGTCGAGACAAGCGTCACTCAACCAGGCAGCTATCTGGTCGATGTTACCAATAGGCGCAATGTGAAAATCGTCAAAGGTGCGCATGTCAATTATGTCAACTACGATACGATAAAGGTCCAAAAAGAGTAA
- a CDS encoding YeiH family protein: MAFSPEKRKGTISGIIFVALVAASATYIAGLGPVQKLGISPLVVGIVIGIFYANTLHNHFPAAWETGIVFSAKKILRFAIVFYGFRITFQQIAEVGIEGFMVSLIMLSTTFIMGTWLGHKIFKLDRDTAMLTASGASVCGAAAVLATEPVLKAEEHKAAVAVSMVVLFGTIAMFLYPALLKAGIFHMTPQEFGIYAGGTIHEVAQVVAVGSIDGPDTEMAKAAVIVKMTRVIMIAPMLILLGIYLSYTAKKTGTEAGGVKLVIPWFAVYFIGMAGVNSLIQGYVESGASESMAQTIQSTIANINAIDTFLLTMAMTALGMGTRFAKFKGLGLAPLYAASAMFAWLVIGGYFITKWVVAVF, from the coding sequence ATGGCATTTTCACCCGAAAAAAGAAAAGGTACCATCAGCGGCATCATTTTCGTCGCACTCGTCGCAGCCTCCGCAACCTACATCGCAGGTCTCGGGCCGGTACAGAAACTCGGCATCTCCCCGCTTGTCGTCGGTATCGTCATCGGTATCTTCTACGCCAACACACTCCACAACCATTTCCCCGCGGCATGGGAGACGGGTATCGTCTTTTCAGCCAAGAAGATTCTTCGCTTCGCAATCGTTTTCTATGGGTTCAGGATCACCTTCCAGCAGATCGCCGAAGTGGGTATCGAAGGGTTCATGGTTTCGCTCATCATGCTCTCGACCACCTTCATCATGGGAACATGGCTCGGCCACAAAATCTTCAAACTCGACCGCGACACGGCGATGCTGACCGCATCGGGTGCCTCTGTCTGCGGTGCTGCCGCCGTTCTCGCGACCGAACCCGTACTGAAAGCCGAAGAGCACAAAGCCGCCGTCGCCGTCTCTATGGTCGTACTTTTCGGTACGATCGCGATGTTCCTCTACCCGGCACTCCTGAAAGCAGGTATCTTTCATATGACACCGCAGGAGTTTGGTATTTACGCCGGTGGCACCATTCATGAGGTGGCGCAGGTCGTCGCCGTCGGTTCCATCGACGGCCCCGATACCGAAATGGCCAAAGCCGCCGTCATCGTCAAGATGACCCGTGTCATCATGATCGCCCCGATGCTGATACTATTGGGCATCTACCTCTCCTATACTGCGAAGAAAACGGGTACTGAAGCTGGCGGTGTCAAACTGGTCATACCCTGGTTCGCCGTCTACTTCATCGGAATGGCAGGCGTCAACTCACTGATCCAGGGATATGTCGAAAGCGGCGCATCCGAAAGTATGGCACAGACGATCCAAAGCACCATCGCCAACATCAACGCCATCGATACCTTCCTCCTCACGATGGCGATGACGGCACTCGGAATGGGTACCCGCTTCGCCAAATTCAAAGGGCTTGGCCTCGCACCTCTCTACGCCGCCAGCGCCATGTTCGCCTGGCTCGTCATCGGCGGCTACTTCATCACGAAGTGGGTCGTGGCGGTCTTTTAG
- a CDS encoding RBBP9/YdeN family alpha/beta hydrolase, whose product MKRDKRLLLHGWGGSDYPHWQAWLAGELAKAYGTVSFPLIQHPHFPHLNRWKKEVKAYLADFRPHTVICHSLANTLWFHLCNEGEIEPVEKLILVAPPRLDCEIETIKSFFPVEAPKNLFAKSATLVVSTNDPYMPLEEAWRLQEALGIPMKVIENAGHINAESGYGEWPWILEYLQTGMICSEEEGVNR is encoded by the coding sequence GTGAAACGCGATAAGAGACTGCTTCTGCATGGTTGGGGCGGCAGCGACTATCCGCACTGGCAGGCGTGGCTGGCCGGTGAACTGGCCAAAGCGTACGGCACTGTCAGTTTTCCGCTTATTCAGCATCCCCATTTTCCACACCTGAACCGCTGGAAAAAAGAGGTTAAGGCGTATTTGGCGGATTTCAGGCCGCATACCGTCATCTGCCACTCGCTCGCCAACACCCTCTGGTTTCACCTCTGCAACGAAGGCGAGATCGAACCGGTCGAAAAGCTGATTCTCGTCGCACCGCCCAGGCTCGACTGCGAAATCGAGACGATCAAGAGTTTCTTTCCGGTCGAAGCCCCGAAAAACCTTTTCGCCAAAAGCGCCACGCTCGTCGTCTCGACGAACGATCCCTATATGCCTCTCGAAGAGGCGTGGAGGTTACAGGAGGCGTTGGGCATTCCCATGAAGGTGATCGAAAACGCCGGCCATATCAATGCCGAAAGCGGCTACGGGGAGTGGCCATGGATTCTGGAGTATCTACAAACGGGCATGATATGCTCCGAGGAAGAAGGTGTAAATAGATGA
- a CDS encoding methyl-accepting chemotaxis protein, with protein MKTTLALFKTIRAKFIANLVLSVIAIFISIIVAYSLAVKDVDTIMKTDIGSVADALQQETLYIAERDPKGYLDPAFKKHIYDIKIGKSGYVYLMDEKGTFVVHPKKEGKNFAGHDYVDKIRQDRRGGFLEYTSAATGQEKIVAYRYIAPWRLWIVPGVNKADYFENIQKSFMLWFSILGIGMVALLTLLNYITGMSILGPIRELDDVAKDLAEGEGDLTKRLPIKSDDEIGLAGRYVNQFIEKIQQLVRQAKRSGLATIEKIAMLGKKIDAVTKSAQETSEATAQTQHLADEIRRTVDASLHLSRETKERIDTIAGEMHLVTESIDRINNRISETAHIESDLTVQFAHLKDQAGSITEVLQMIYEIADQTNLLALNAAIEAARAGEHGRGFAVVADEVRKLAERTQKSLSEINATITVVTQSIADAGTLMGRNAANIEALLQQSGNAKTTIEAFYGKLDETAKMSDTNFESTRTIVEKIEKILQSIDRIDSLSSANSEEAEQMRRIGQELEAQAKELQTLLDTFKS; from the coding sequence ATGAAAACGACTCTCGCACTTTTTAAAACGATCCGCGCCAAATTCATCGCGAATCTTGTTCTGTCGGTCATCGCCATCTTTATCAGTATCATTGTAGCATACTCTCTCGCCGTCAAAGATGTCGATACGATCATGAAAACCGACATCGGTTCCGTTGCGGACGCCCTGCAGCAGGAGACGCTCTACATCGCCGAAAGAGATCCGAAAGGGTACCTCGACCCTGCCTTCAAAAAACATATCTACGACATTAAAATCGGAAAGAGCGGCTATGTCTATCTGATGGACGAAAAGGGGACGTTCGTCGTACATCCGAAAAAAGAGGGGAAAAACTTCGCCGGCCACGACTATGTCGACAAAATCCGCCAAGACAGAAGAGGCGGTTTCCTCGAGTACACCTCCGCCGCCACGGGCCAGGAGAAGATCGTCGCCTATCGATATATCGCTCCGTGGAGACTCTGGATCGTCCCGGGTGTCAACAAAGCGGACTATTTCGAAAATATTCAAAAAAGCTTCATGCTGTGGTTCAGTATTCTCGGGATCGGGATGGTCGCACTGCTGACACTGCTCAACTACATCACGGGAATGAGTATTCTTGGCCCTATCCGGGAGCTCGACGACGTCGCCAAAGACCTGGCCGAAGGTGAAGGCGACCTGACCAAACGCCTTCCGATCAAAAGCGACGACGAGATCGGACTGGCCGGCCGCTACGTCAACCAGTTCATCGAGAAGATCCAGCAGCTTGTCAGACAGGCAAAACGCAGCGGCCTGGCGACGATCGAAAAGATCGCCATGCTCGGCAAGAAGATCGATGCGGTGACGAAAAGTGCCCAGGAGACCTCCGAAGCGACGGCACAGACACAGCATCTGGCCGACGAGATCCGCCGAACCGTGGATGCATCGTTGCATCTCAGCAGAGAGACCAAAGAGCGGATCGACACCATCGCGGGCGAGATGCATCTGGTAACCGAATCGATCGACCGCATCAACAACCGTATCAGCGAAACGGCCCACATCGAATCGGATCTGACGGTTCAGTTTGCCCACCTCAAGGACCAGGCGGGGTCGATCACCGAAGTGTTGCAGATGATATACGAAATCGCCGACCAGACCAATCTTCTGGCACTCAACGCCGCGATCGAAGCGGCTCGGGCGGGGGAACACGGACGCGGCTTTGCCGTCGTAGCCGACGAAGTCCGAAAACTGGCCGAACGGACCCAAAAGAGTCTGAGTGAAATCAACGCCACGATCACGGTCGTCACGCAATCGATCGCAGATGCGGGAACACTGATGGGCAGGAATGCCGCGAATATCGAAGCGCTGCTCCAGCAAAGCGGCAATGCCAAAACGACCATCGAAGCTTTCTACGGAAAACTCGACGAAACAGCTAAAATGAGCGACACCAACTTCGAAAGTACCCGGACGATCGTAGAAAAGATAGAGAAGATTCTGCAGAGCATCGATCGGATCGATTCGCTCTCGTCCGCCAATAGCGAAGAGGCGGAACAGATGCGCCGTATCGGGCAAGAGCTGGAGGCCCAGGCAAAAGAGCTGCAAACCCTGTTGGATACCTTTAAAAGTTAA
- the dxr gene encoding 1-deoxy-D-xylulose-5-phosphate reductoisomerase: protein MVLLGSTGSIGVNTLAVAERFNIRVEVLVAGNNIALLKEQIVKFQPCFVSVATKELAEQIDHPRVFWGEEGIVKAIRNSSSSIVVNALVGFLGLRPTIVAIEEGKTVALANKESLVAAGAFIDPKHLRPIDSEHFGLWYLLNGRIPKKMTITASGGAFRDWPIEKIEHATLENALKHPNWSMGAKITIDSATMTNKLFELLEARWLYGCENVDAIIEPKSVIHALVEFADGATTAQMAHPDMKLPIAYALMQEVNVPVLEPVDLLRVGSLEFREIIPDRYPIWAIKEDLLKHPKRGVVVNAANEAAITKFVEGRIAFGDLPRLTIAAYEHFSGVDPQSIDEVFEIDREVRRWCETR from the coding sequence GTGGTACTGTTGGGTTCGACCGGTTCCATCGGGGTCAATACACTGGCGGTGGCGGAGCGGTTCAACATCCGTGTCGAAGTTTTGGTCGCCGGCAACAACATCGCACTGCTCAAAGAGCAGATTGTGAAATTTCAGCCCTGTTTCGTCTCGGTTGCGACCAAAGAGTTGGCCGAACAGATCGACCATCCCAGAGTTTTCTGGGGTGAAGAGGGGATCGTAAAGGCGATCCGCAACAGCAGTTCGTCCATCGTCGTCAATGCACTGGTCGGTTTCCTGGGCCTTCGTCCGACGATCGTCGCGATCGAAGAGGGCAAGACGGTGGCACTGGCCAACAAAGAGTCGTTGGTGGCGGCGGGAGCTTTTATCGATCCCAAACATCTGCGCCCCATCGACAGCGAGCACTTCGGTCTTTGGTACCTGCTGAATGGCCGAATACCCAAAAAGATGACGATTACCGCCAGTGGCGGCGCCTTCCGTGATTGGCCGATCGAAAAAATCGAGCATGCGACACTCGAAAACGCCCTGAAACATCCTAACTGGAGTATGGGGGCGAAGATTACGATCGACAGCGCCACGATGACCAACAAACTCTTCGAGCTCCTCGAGGCACGCTGGTTGTATGGCTGCGAAAACGTCGATGCGATCATCGAGCCCAAATCGGTCATTCATGCCCTCGTCGAATTTGCCGACGGTGCGACGACGGCGCAGATGGCCCATCCGGACATGAAATTGCCGATCGCCTACGCCCTGATGCAGGAGGTGAACGTTCCGGTGCTCGAACCGGTCGATCTGCTCAGGGTCGGTTCGCTGGAGTTTCGCGAAATCATCCCCGACCGCTACCCGATCTGGGCCATCAAAGAGGATTTGCTGAAACACCCCAAACGGGGTGTCGTCGTCAATGCCGCCAATGAAGCGGCGATCACGAAATTTGTGGAGGGGAGGATCGCTTTCGGCGATTTGCCTAGGCTTACGATTGCTGCGTATGAACACTTCAGCGGTGTCGACCCGCAGAGTATCGATGAGGTTTTCGAAATCGACCGTGAAGTGAGGAGATGGTGTGAAACGCGATAA
- the mobA gene encoding molybdenum cofactor guanylyltransferase MobA — MPRIPLPCVIFAGGRSSRMGEDKALLPFGGYATLAEYQYRRVSPLFKHTCISTKTDKFPFKATLVFDSKMRQTHAPTSGLIAVFKTLEEDAFFALGVDTPFVDESVIKKLVEAYEKEEADAIIAKSPNGIHPMCGIYTRKMLPRLEEMVANNQHRLGYLLKLSNTLFVNFQTDEPFFNLNYPEEYRTALKKSR, encoded by the coding sequence ATGCCCCGGATCCCTCTCCCCTGCGTCATCTTCGCCGGCGGCAGGAGTTCGCGCATGGGGGAGGACAAGGCACTGCTCCCCTTCGGCGGTTACGCTACACTCGCCGAGTATCAATACCGACGCGTTTCACCTCTTTTCAAGCATACCTGCATCAGCACGAAAACCGATAAATTTCCCTTCAAAGCAACACTTGTATTCGATAGCAAAATGCGCCAGACCCATGCCCCGACCTCCGGGCTCATCGCCGTATTCAAAACACTCGAAGAGGATGCTTTCTTCGCCCTTGGCGTCGACACCCCCTTCGTAGACGAATCCGTTATAAAAAAGCTTGTCGAAGCGTATGAAAAAGAGGAGGCCGATGCCATCATCGCCAAGAGCCCCAATGGCATCCACCCGATGTGTGGCATCTACACGAGAAAGATGTTACCCAGACTCGAAGAGATGGTCGCGAACAACCAGCATCGGCTAGGCTATCTGCTGAAACTCTCGAATACACTCTTCGTCAATTTCCAAACGGACGAACCGTTCTTCAACCTAAACTACCCGGAAGAATACAGAACGGCCCTGAAAAAATCCCGATAA
- a CDS encoding phosphatidate cytidylyltransferase gives MGLFSIVSENKTRFLTGAVLVAVVVSIGLIDNFFLIWLFLGIVYLFSFYEAMRLFGVESDNQMYAYAVAIWLLALIYPNPDDLFFLIAVIFASLLAYTREFDKKLFLPFLYPTASFLFLLALYHDFGVGSLFWLLVVVALTDIGAYFTGKLAGRRPFCPTSPNKTIEGVVGGVLIATFAGFFAGSVLVDWPQALLISLGVSVASIFGDLFESYLKREAGVKDSGDLLPGHGGALDRVDGYLFGGIVMVLLLRGLI, from the coding sequence ATGGGTCTTTTCTCCATCGTTTCCGAAAACAAAACACGCTTTCTGACAGGGGCCGTGCTTGTCGCGGTCGTCGTTTCGATCGGTTTGATCGACAACTTTTTCCTGATATGGCTCTTTTTGGGCATCGTCTATCTCTTCTCCTTTTACGAGGCGATGCGTCTCTTCGGTGTAGAGAGTGACAATCAGATGTACGCCTATGCCGTGGCGATATGGCTTCTGGCGCTCATCTACCCCAATCCCGACGACCTCTTTTTTCTTATCGCCGTCATTTTCGCTTCGCTGCTGGCCTATACCAGGGAGTTCGACAAGAAACTCTTTTTGCCCTTTCTCTATCCGACGGCGTCGTTTCTCTTTCTGCTGGCTCTCTACCACGATTTCGGCGTCGGATCGCTCTTTTGGCTTCTCGTGGTCGTGGCGCTAACCGATATCGGCGCCTACTTTACCGGTAAGCTGGCCGGCCGTCGCCCTTTCTGTCCCACGTCCCCCAACAAGACGATCGAAGGGGTGGTCGGCGGTGTGCTGATCGCCACTTTCGCGGGCTTTTTCGCAGGCAGTGTGCTTGTCGACTGGCCACAGGCGCTGCTTATTTCGCTTGGCGTTTCGGTGGCGTCGATTTTCGGCGACCTTTTCGAAAGCTACCTCAAGCGGGAGGCCGGTGTCAAAGACAGCGGCGACCTTTTGCCGGGCCATGGCGGTGCGCTCGATCGTGTCGACGGCTATCTTTTTGGCGGTATTGTGATGGTGTTGCTGCTGAGGGGGCTCATCTAA